A DNA window from Terriglobales bacterium contains the following coding sequences:
- the rimP gene encoding ribosome maturation factor RimP has protein sequence MALNLDQIRGIAERVAATHGMEVVDVEFRGAAKSRMLRLFIDKPGGITHDDCALVSNEVGAILDVEDAVPGGSYVLEVSSPGLDRKLVKPADYERFAGNRVRVTTREPVEGSRHFEGRLEGLHDGRIALEVGGGRKHPPRRLEIELANIDRANLVPEF, from the coding sequence ATGGCGCTCAATCTCGACCAGATTCGCGGCATCGCCGAGCGGGTCGCGGCCACGCACGGCATGGAAGTGGTGGACGTGGAGTTTCGCGGTGCGGCAAAGTCGCGCATGCTGCGCCTGTTCATTGACAAGCCCGGCGGCATCACTCACGACGACTGCGCCCTGGTCAGCAACGAGGTCGGCGCCATCCTCGATGTCGAGGACGCCGTGCCCGGAGGCTCGTACGTGCTGGAAGTTTCCTCGCCGGGGCTGGATCGCAAGCTGGTGAAGCCCGCCGATTATGAGCGCTTCGCCGGCAACCGCGTGCGCGTAACCACGCGCGAGCCGGTTGAGGGCAGCCGCCACTTCGAGGGACGGCTGGAAGGATTGCACGACGGACGCATTGCGCTCGAAGTCGGAGGCGGAAGGAAGCATCCCCCTCGCCGCCTCGAGATCGAGCTGGCAAACATTGACCGGGCCAACCTGGTGCCGGAGTTTTGA